The Caballeronia sp. Lep1P3 genome window below encodes:
- the trxA gene encoding thioredoxin TrxA, translating to MSESIKHISDASFEQDVVKSDKPVLLDFWAEWCGPCKMIAPILDEVAKDYGDRLQIAKINVDEHQSTPVKFGVRGIPTLILFKNGAVAAQKVGALSKSQLTAFLDSNL from the coding sequence ATGAGCGAATCAATTAAGCACATCAGCGACGCTTCTTTCGAACAGGACGTCGTCAAGTCGGATAAACCTGTCCTGCTCGACTTCTGGGCCGAATGGTGCGGTCCGTGCAAGATGATCGCCCCGATCCTCGATGAAGTCGCGAAGGATTATGGCGATCGCCTGCAAATCGCGAAGATCAACGTGGACGAGCATCAGTCGACGCCGGTGAAGTTCGGCGTGCGCGGCATTCCCACGCTGATTCTCTTCAAGAACGGCGCGGTCGCCGCGCAGAAGGTCGGCGCCCTGTCGAAGTCGCAACTCACCGCGTTCCTCGACAGCAACCTGTAA
- the recR gene encoding recombination mediator RecR — MKQPSALSALVEALRVLPGVGPKSAQRMAYHLMQHDRAGAEKLGNSLLFATGHLRHCEKCNTFTEAAICEVCSDEERDPALLCVVETPADQIMLEQTLTYRGLYFVLMGRLSPLDGIGPKEIHFERLINRALDGVVQEVVLATNFTNEGEATAHYLAQTLKSKGLRVTRLARGVPVGGELEYVDAGTIARAMLDRRSV; from the coding sequence ATGAAACAACCATCCGCCCTGTCGGCGCTCGTCGAAGCGCTGCGCGTGCTGCCCGGCGTCGGTCCGAAGTCGGCGCAGCGCATGGCGTATCACCTGATGCAGCACGATCGCGCGGGCGCCGAAAAGCTCGGCAATTCGCTGTTGTTCGCGACCGGGCATCTGCGTCACTGCGAGAAGTGCAACACGTTCACCGAAGCGGCCATCTGCGAAGTGTGCAGCGACGAGGAGCGCGATCCGGCGTTGCTATGCGTGGTCGAAACGCCCGCTGACCAGATCATGCTCGAGCAGACGCTCACGTATCGCGGGCTCTATTTCGTGCTGATGGGGCGGTTGAGCCCGCTCGACGGCATCGGTCCGAAGGAAATTCACTTCGAGCGGCTCATCAACCGCGCGCTCGATGGCGTCGTGCAGGAAGTCGTGCTCGCCACCAATTTCACCAACGAGGGCGAAGCGACCGCGCATTACCTCGCGCAGACGCTCAAGTCGAAGGGGCTGAGGGTGACGCGGCTCGCGCGCGGCGTGCCGGTGGGCGGCGAACTCGAATACGTCGATGCGGGCACCATCGCCCGCGCGATGCTCGATCGCCGCTCGGTTTGA
- a CDS encoding DUF1653 domain-containing protein gives MTESEALAIATHRHYKGGLYRVIGVARHSETEEAMIVYEHLWPKERGLWVRPAAMFNETLADGTPRFEPLDIAL, from the coding sequence ATGACAGAATCCGAAGCGCTCGCAATCGCCACGCATCGTCATTACAAGGGCGGGCTTTATCGCGTGATCGGGGTCGCGCGGCACTCCGAGACCGAAGAGGCGATGATCGTCTACGAGCATCTCTGGCCGAAGGAGCGCGGCCTGTGGGTGCGGCCCGCCGCGATGTTCAACGAAACGCTCGCCGACGGCACGCCGCGCTTCGAGCCGCTCGACATCGCGCTCTAA
- a CDS encoding CaiB/BaiF CoA-transferase family protein, which yields MGATTGPLAGVKVLELGTLIAGPFAARFMGEFGADVIKIEDPNGGDPLRKWRKLYPEVGGTSLWWAVQARNKKSVTVNLKAEEGKEIVRRLAREADIVVENFRPGLLEKLGLGYETLSAENPGLVMVRLSGYGQTGPYRDRPGFGAIAESMGGLRHITGYPDLPPPRIGISIGDSIAALHGVIGALMALHHRQVNGGKGQVVDVALYEAVFNMMESVVPEYGVYGLVRERTGASLPGIVPSNTYPCRDGSVVIGGNSDPIFKRLMTAIDRPDLANDPALASNDGRVPRTQEIDDAIAAWLSTRSIDEALAVLNAADVPAGRIYSVADMFADPQYIARQMLQRFPWQDGREITLPNVTPKLSETPGETRWLGPGLGEHTDEVLQTLGYHPDDIARLRAAKVI from the coding sequence ATGGGCGCAACGACCGGACCGCTCGCCGGCGTCAAGGTGCTGGAACTGGGCACGCTCATCGCGGGGCCGTTCGCGGCGCGCTTCATGGGCGAATTCGGCGCGGATGTCATCAAGATCGAAGATCCGAATGGCGGCGATCCGCTGCGCAAGTGGCGCAAGCTCTATCCCGAAGTGGGCGGCACGTCGCTCTGGTGGGCGGTGCAGGCGCGCAACAAGAAGTCCGTGACCGTCAACCTGAAAGCGGAAGAGGGCAAGGAGATCGTGCGGCGGCTCGCGAGGGAAGCGGATATCGTCGTCGAGAACTTTCGGCCCGGCCTGCTCGAAAAGCTCGGTCTCGGCTACGAAACCTTGTCCGCCGAGAATCCCGGCCTCGTGATGGTGCGGCTTTCAGGCTACGGACAGACCGGGCCGTACCGCGATCGTCCGGGATTCGGCGCGATCGCCGAATCGATGGGCGGCCTGCGGCACATCACGGGTTATCCGGATTTGCCGCCGCCGCGCATCGGCATCTCCATCGGGGATTCGATTGCCGCGCTGCACGGCGTGATCGGCGCGTTGATGGCGCTGCATCATCGGCAAGTGAACGGCGGCAAGGGCCAAGTGGTCGATGTCGCGCTCTACGAGGCCGTCTTCAACATGATGGAGAGCGTGGTGCCCGAGTACGGCGTCTACGGGCTCGTGCGCGAGCGCACGGGCGCATCGCTGCCGGGCATCGTGCCGTCGAATACGTATCCGTGCCGCGACGGAAGCGTCGTGATCGGCGGCAACAGCGATCCCATCTTCAAGCGTCTGATGACCGCCATCGACCGCCCCGATCTCGCGAACGACCCCGCGCTCGCCTCGAACGACGGCCGCGTGCCGCGCACGCAGGAAATCGACGACGCCATCGCCGCATGGCTCTCGACGCGCAGCATCGACGAGGCGCTCGCCGTGCTCAACGCCGCCGACGTGCCGGCCGGTCGCATCTACAGCGTCGCGGACATGTTCGCCGATCCGCAATACATCGCGCGGCAGATGCTGCAACGCTTTCCGTGGCAGGACGGGCGCGAGATCACGCTGCCCAACGTCACGCCGAAGCTCTCCGAAACGCCGGGCGAAACGCGCTGGCTCGGGCCGGGACTCGGTGAACACACCGATGAAGTACTTCAAACGCTCGGGTATCATCCCGACGATATTGCGCGGCTGAGGGCGGCCAAGGTGATCTGA
- a CDS encoding ABC transporter permease, producing the protein MWNKLRPNRSNLVVWQWLLLVVCFVLWYVLTSPTLLPPFYFDDASKAAFFFGEPQKVLVRIWEWFATGEIYIHLWVTLIETVLAFVIGTVFGLAVGLWLALAPTTSALLDPYIKAANSMPRVILAPIFAVWFGLGIWSKVALGVTLVFFIVFFNVYQGVKEVSPVVLANARMLGANRKQLLRYVYLPSATSWVFSSLHTSVGLAFVASVVGEYLGSARGVGYLILQAEGTFDINTVFAGILVLTAFALVLDGLVGLFERRLMKWQPKTGETEKL; encoded by the coding sequence ATGTGGAATAAGCTGCGCCCGAATCGTTCGAACCTTGTCGTATGGCAATGGCTTTTGCTCGTCGTTTGCTTCGTGCTGTGGTACGTGCTGACCAGCCCGACGCTCCTTCCGCCTTTCTATTTCGACGACGCGAGCAAGGCCGCGTTCTTCTTCGGCGAGCCGCAGAAGGTGCTCGTGCGAATCTGGGAGTGGTTCGCGACCGGCGAAATCTACATTCATCTCTGGGTGACGTTGATCGAGACGGTGCTCGCGTTCGTCATCGGCACGGTGTTCGGGCTCGCGGTCGGCCTGTGGCTCGCGCTCGCGCCGACGACGAGCGCGCTGCTCGACCCGTACATCAAGGCCGCCAACTCCATGCCGCGCGTGATTCTCGCGCCGATCTTCGCGGTGTGGTTCGGGCTCGGCATCTGGTCGAAGGTCGCGCTCGGCGTGACGCTCGTGTTCTTCATCGTCTTCTTCAACGTCTATCAGGGCGTGAAGGAAGTCAGCCCCGTGGTGCTCGCCAACGCGCGCATGCTCGGCGCGAACCGCAAGCAGTTGCTGCGCTACGTGTACCTTCCCAGTGCGACGAGCTGGGTGTTTTCGAGCTTGCATACGTCGGTGGGGCTGGCGTTCGTGGCGTCGGTGGTGGGCGAGTATCTCGGCTCGGCGCGCGGTGTCGGCTATCTGATTTTGCAGGCCGAAGGCACCTTCGACATCAACACGGTGTTCGCGGGCATTCTCGTGCTGACGGCGTTCGCGCTCGTGCTCGACGGGTTGGTAGGCCTCTTCGAGCGCCGGCTGATGAAGTGGCAGCCGAAGACCGGCGAGACGGAAAAGCTCTAG
- a CDS encoding ABC transporter substrate-binding protein — protein sequence MKRRTFIASGAVLAGGVVSGMPVAFAAGKPEQTKVSIAVGGKNLFYYLPLTIAERRNYFKDEGLEVEIADFAGGAKALQAAVGGSADVVSGAFEHTLLLQAKSQYFREFVLQGRAPQIVLAVSKKTMPNYKSVADLKGKKIGVTAPGSSTSIMASFVLAKAGLKATDVSFIGVGAGAGAIAALESGQIDAIANLDPVMTKLDRAGDIRIVSDTRTLADTKTVFGGNMPAGCLYASQSFINKNPNTTQALANAMVRALKWLQAASGKDLIATVPESYLLGDRALYLDSWQHVKEALSPDGLMPEDGPATSLRTLQAFDETVKGKPIDLSKAWTNDFVKKALATVKV from the coding sequence ATGAAACGCAGGACGTTCATCGCGAGCGGCGCCGTGCTCGCGGGTGGTGTGGTGTCCGGCATGCCGGTCGCATTTGCCGCGGGCAAGCCCGAGCAGACGAAGGTGTCGATCGCGGTCGGCGGCAAGAATCTCTTCTACTATCTGCCGCTCACCATCGCGGAGCGCCGCAACTATTTCAAGGACGAAGGGCTCGAGGTCGAAATCGCGGATTTCGCGGGCGGCGCGAAGGCGTTGCAGGCGGCCGTCGGCGGTAGCGCCGACGTCGTGTCCGGCGCGTTCGAGCACACGCTCCTGCTGCAGGCGAAGAGTCAGTATTTCCGCGAGTTTGTGCTGCAAGGACGCGCGCCGCAGATCGTGCTGGCGGTATCGAAGAAAACGATGCCGAACTACAAGTCGGTCGCGGACCTGAAGGGCAAGAAGATCGGCGTGACCGCGCCGGGCTCGTCGACATCGATCATGGCGTCGTTCGTGCTCGCGAAGGCCGGGCTCAAGGCGACGGACGTGTCGTTCATCGGCGTCGGTGCGGGAGCGGGCGCGATCGCCGCGCTGGAATCCGGCCAGATCGACGCGATCGCGAACCTCGATCCCGTCATGACCAAGCTCGACCGCGCGGGCGACATCCGCATCGTGTCGGACACGCGCACGCTCGCCGATACGAAGACCGTGTTCGGCGGCAACATGCCGGCCGGCTGCCTGTACGCGTCGCAGAGCTTCATCAACAAGAATCCGAACACGACGCAGGCGCTCGCGAACGCGATGGTGCGCGCGCTGAAGTGGCTGCAGGCGGCATCGGGCAAGGATCTGATCGCGACCGTCCCCGAGAGCTATCTGCTCGGCGACCGCGCGCTGTATCTGGATTCGTGGCAGCACGTGAAGGAAGCGCTTTCGCCGGACGGCCTGATGCCCGAGGACGGCCCCGCGACGTCGCTCAGGACGCTGCAGGCCTTCGACGAAACGGTGAAGGGCAAGCCGATCGACCTGTCGAAGGCGTGGACCAACGACTTCGTGAAGAAGGCGCTCGCGACGGTCAAGGTCTGA
- the rho gene encoding transcription termination factor Rho produces MHLSELKSQHVSALIEMANGLEIENANRLRKQELMFAILKKRAKAGDTIFGDGTLEVLPDGFGFLRSPETSYLASTDDIYISPSQIRRFNLHTGDTIEGEVRTPKDGERYFALVKVDKVNGQPPEASKHKIMFENLTPLHPNKPLPLEREMRGEENVTGRIIDMIAPIGKGQRGLLVASPKSGKTVMLQHIAHAVKANHPDVVLFVLLIDERPEEVTEMQRSVAGEVIASTFDEPAARHVQVAEMVIEKAKRLVEMKHDVVILLDSITRLARAYNTVVPASGKVLTGGVDANALQRPKRFFGAARNIEEGGSLTIIGTALIETGSRMDDVIYEEFKGTGNMEVHLERRLAEKRVYPSINLNKSGTRREELLIKPDLLQKVWVLRKFIHDMDEVEAMEFLLDKIRQTKSNSEFFDMMRRGGG; encoded by the coding sequence ATGCATTTATCCGAGCTCAAGTCTCAGCACGTCTCTGCACTGATCGAGATGGCCAATGGCCTCGAGATCGAAAATGCGAACCGCCTGCGCAAGCAGGAATTGATGTTCGCGATTCTTAAAAAGCGCGCCAAGGCTGGCGACACGATTTTCGGCGACGGCACGCTCGAAGTCCTGCCGGATGGCTTCGGTTTCCTGCGCTCGCCCGAGACTTCGTACCTCGCGAGTACGGACGACATTTATATCAGCCCGTCGCAGATTCGCCGCTTCAACCTGCATACCGGCGACACGATCGAAGGTGAAGTCCGCACGCCGAAGGACGGCGAACGGTATTTCGCGCTCGTCAAGGTGGACAAAGTCAACGGGCAGCCGCCCGAGGCCTCGAAACACAAGATCATGTTCGAGAACCTCACGCCGCTGCATCCGAACAAGCCGCTGCCGCTCGAACGCGAGATGCGCGGAGAAGAGAACGTGACGGGCCGCATCATCGACATGATCGCGCCCATCGGCAAGGGCCAGCGTGGTTTGCTCGTCGCGTCGCCGAAGTCGGGCAAGACCGTGATGCTTCAGCACATCGCGCATGCGGTGAAAGCGAATCATCCGGATGTCGTGCTGTTCGTGCTCCTCATCGACGAGCGCCCGGAAGAAGTCACGGAAATGCAGCGCTCGGTCGCGGGCGAAGTGATCGCCTCCACGTTCGACGAACCCGCCGCGCGTCACGTGCAAGTGGCCGAAATGGTCATCGAGAAGGCGAAGCGCCTAGTCGAAATGAAGCATGACGTCGTGATCCTGCTCGACTCGATCACGCGTCTCGCGCGCGCGTACAACACGGTCGTCCCGGCATCGGGCAAGGTGCTGACGGGCGGTGTCGACGCCAACGCGCTCCAGCGTCCGAAGCGCTTCTTCGGCGCTGCGCGCAATATCGAGGAAGGCGGGTCGCTGACGATCATCGGCACGGCGCTGATCGAAACCGGCAGCCGCATGGACGACGTGATCTACGAAGAGTTCAAGGGCACCGGCAACATGGAAGTGCACCTCGAGCGTCGTCTCGCGGAAAAGCGCGTCTATCCGTCGATCAACCTGAACAAATCCGGCACGCGCCGCGAAGAGCTGCTCATCAAGCCGGACCTGCTGCAAAAGGTCTGGGTGCTGCGCAAGTTCATTCACGACATGGACGAAGTCGAAGCGATGGAATTCCTCCTCGACAAGATCCGTCAGACGAAGAGCAACTCCGAGTTCTTCGATATGATGCGTCGCGGCGGAGGCTGA
- a CDS encoding type B 50S ribosomal protein L31, whose protein sequence is MKEGIHPNYREVLFVDMSNDFKFVTRSTIQTRETAEFNGKTYPLAKIEVSSESHPFYTGQQKIMDTAGRVEKFNNKFARFSTKK, encoded by the coding sequence ATGAAAGAAGGCATTCACCCGAATTACCGCGAAGTCCTGTTCGTCGACATGTCGAACGACTTCAAGTTCGTGACCCGCTCGACCATCCAGACGCGCGAAACCGCCGAATTCAACGGCAAGACGTATCCGCTCGCGAAGATCGAAGTGTCGTCGGAATCGCACCCGTTCTACACCGGCCAGCAGAAGATCATGGACACGGCCGGCCGCGTCGAGAAGTTCAACAACAAGTTCGCGCGCTTCTCCACCAAGAAGTAA
- a CDS encoding ABC transporter ATP-binding protein — protein MTTTAKHALALADVTCTFASREGGKHRYTAVRDTNLTVAPGEFVSVVGPTGCGKSTLLNVSAGLLPPSSGTVSVFGEPLKGINARAGYMFQADGLMPWRSALDNVTAGLAFRGVSRQEANALGEAWLKRVGLGGFGDRYPHQLSGGMRKRVAMAQTLILDPDIVLMDEPFSALDIQTRQLMENELLDLWAAKRKAVLFITHDLDEAISMSDRVVVLSAGPGTHPIGEFAIDLPRPRDVAEIRSHPRFVELHAQIWGVLREEVLKGYQQQLRQKDHVE, from the coding sequence ATGACCACGACAGCCAAGCACGCGCTTGCGCTCGCGGACGTGACCTGTACGTTCGCCTCGCGCGAGGGCGGCAAGCACCGCTACACGGCCGTTCGGGATACGAATCTAACCGTCGCGCCGGGCGAATTCGTGTCGGTCGTCGGTCCGACCGGCTGCGGCAAGTCCACGCTGCTCAACGTGTCGGCGGGGCTTCTGCCGCCTTCGTCGGGCACTGTCAGCGTGTTCGGCGAACCGCTCAAGGGCATCAATGCACGCGCGGGCTACATGTTTCAGGCCGACGGACTGATGCCCTGGCGCTCGGCGCTCGACAACGTGACCGCCGGGCTCGCGTTTCGTGGCGTATCCAGGCAGGAGGCGAATGCGCTCGGCGAAGCGTGGCTGAAGCGCGTCGGACTCGGCGGCTTCGGCGACCGCTATCCGCATCAGTTGTCGGGCGGCATGCGAAAGCGCGTCGCGATGGCGCAGACGTTGATTCTCGATCCCGACATCGTCCTGATGGACGAGCCGTTCTCCGCGCTCGACATCCAGACGCGCCAGTTAATGGAGAACGAGTTGCTCGACCTTTGGGCGGCCAAGCGCAAGGCGGTGCTTTTCATCACGCACGATCTCGACGAAGCGATTTCGATGTCCGATCGCGTCGTCGTGCTGTCGGCGGGGCCGGGCACGCATCCGATCGGCGAGTTCGCGATCGACTTGCCGCGCCCGCGCGATGTCGCCGAGATTCGCTCGCATCCGCGCTTCGTCGAACTGCACGCGCAAATCTGGGGCGTGCTGCGCGAAGAAGTTTTGAAGGGCTATCAGCAGCAGTTGAGGCAAAAGGATCATGTGGAATAA
- a CDS encoding YbaB/EbfC family nucleoid-associated protein translates to MMKNQLAGLMKQAQQMQENMKKMQDQLALIEVEGQSGAGLVKVTMTCKNDVKRVQIDPSLLADDKDMLEDLVAAAFNDAVRKAEATTQEKMSGMTAGMPMPPGFKLPF, encoded by the coding sequence ATGATGAAGAATCAACTCGCCGGGCTGATGAAACAAGCCCAGCAGATGCAGGAAAACATGAAGAAGATGCAGGACCAGCTCGCGCTGATCGAGGTCGAGGGCCAGTCGGGCGCCGGTCTCGTTAAAGTGACGATGACCTGCAAAAACGACGTCAAGCGCGTGCAGATCGACCCGAGCCTGCTCGCCGACGACAAGGACATGCTTGAGGACCTGGTCGCCGCCGCGTTCAACGACGCCGTGCGCAAGGCGGAAGCCACCACGCAGGAAAAGATGAGCGGCATGACCGCCGGCATGCCGATGCCGCCGGGCTTCAAACTGCCGTTCTAA
- a CDS encoding DNA polymerase III subunit gamma/tau, whose protein sequence is MTYQVLARKWRPKSFESLVGQEHVVRALTHALDGGRLHHAYLFTGTRGVGKTTLSRIFAKALNCETGVTSKPCGVCRACREIDEGRFVDYVEMDAASNRGVDEMAALLERAVYAPVDARFKVYMIDEVHMLTNHAFNAMLKTLEEPPPHVKFILATTDPQKIPVTVLSRCLQFNLKQMPAGHIVSHLENILGEEHIEFEQQALRLLARAADGSMRDALSLTDQAIAYSANDVTEEAVRGMLGALDQSYLIRLIDALAASDGVGVLGIADEMALRSLSFSTALQDLASVLHRIAWAQFAPSSVLDEWPEAADIRRFAEMLSAEQVQLFYQIATVGRGELGLAPDEYAGFTMTLLRMLAFEPAGASGGPAGGGGLAVSAPQAARTPRSAALSGAMAERAVSAVPVSAKPEAPNRRVADEASVRASVEAAPDQAQARSSAKAPPAESTAQQATQEATQEAAQEATQEATQEGGGKPSVTAQPAGASAPAVAAPQAPQAIQATEPADRPPAAPAPIRAAARQAADDAASADTASAGAGPSRAVSGASAALEVLRSAGMRLSSDRGGRSAPAASRPNEQTNASPVPKAVAKPAVQVQVPSPRRPAPAPAPEPKPKPAAKVIPPWEDMPPDEYAPASSEDAYFMPPDDGFVPAFESGPDDMRFGDEPVSNSAPKPAPKIDATPLPPAVPLDALGLTQEWPALAVDLPLKGVAYQLAFNSELSACDANSVTLTVAVQMYTDAAHVTKLKAALAEKLGRAIEVNVNVGPARRTAAALDAAERARRQQQAEQEIERDPFVQSLIRDFGASIVQGSIRPLAASGGHSPGASVEGAR, encoded by the coding sequence ATGACCTATCAAGTTCTCGCACGCAAATGGCGGCCGAAATCGTTCGAGTCGCTCGTCGGCCAGGAGCATGTCGTTCGCGCGCTCACGCACGCGCTCGACGGCGGCCGCCTGCATCACGCCTATCTGTTCACGGGTACGCGCGGCGTCGGCAAGACCACGCTGTCGCGCATCTTTGCGAAGGCGCTCAATTGCGAGACGGGCGTCACGTCGAAACCGTGCGGCGTGTGCCGCGCGTGCCGGGAAATCGACGAAGGCCGCTTCGTCGATTATGTGGAAATGGATGCGGCGAGCAACCGCGGCGTCGATGAAATGGCCGCTCTGCTCGAGCGCGCCGTGTATGCGCCCGTCGATGCGCGCTTCAAGGTCTACATGATCGACGAAGTGCACATGCTCACGAACCACGCCTTCAACGCCATGCTGAAGACGCTGGAAGAGCCGCCGCCGCACGTCAAGTTCATCCTCGCGACCACCGATCCGCAGAAAATCCCGGTCACGGTGCTGTCGCGCTGTCTGCAGTTCAATCTCAAGCAGATGCCGGCCGGCCATATCGTCTCGCATCTGGAGAACATCCTCGGCGAAGAGCACATCGAATTCGAGCAGCAGGCGCTGCGCCTTCTGGCGCGCGCGGCGGACGGGAGCATGCGCGACGCGCTTTCGCTCACCGATCAGGCCATCGCGTATTCCGCCAACGACGTCACCGAGGAAGCCGTTCGCGGCATGCTCGGCGCGCTCGACCAGAGCTATCTCATTCGCCTGATCGATGCGCTCGCCGCCAGCGACGGCGTGGGCGTGCTCGGCATCGCGGATGAAATGGCGCTGCGCAGCCTGTCGTTCTCGACGGCGCTGCAAGATCTCGCGAGTGTGCTGCACAGAATCGCGTGGGCGCAGTTCGCGCCGTCGTCGGTGCTCGACGAATGGCCGGAAGCCGCGGACATTCGCCGCTTCGCCGAGATGCTTTCCGCCGAGCAGGTGCAGTTGTTCTATCAGATCGCCACGGTGGGCCGCGGGGAACTGGGCCTCGCGCCCGACGAGTACGCGGGCTTCACCATGACGCTGCTGCGCATGCTGGCGTTCGAGCCGGCTGGTGCGTCGGGCGGTCCCGCCGGCGGCGGCGGGCTCGCGGTCAGCGCGCCGCAAGCGGCCAGGACGCCGCGCAGCGCGGCGCTCTCCGGCGCGATGGCAGAGCGCGCGGTATCGGCCGTGCCTGTCTCGGCGAAGCCGGAAGCGCCGAATCGCCGTGTGGCGGACGAAGCATCGGTGCGCGCTTCCGTCGAAGCGGCGCCGGATCAGGCGCAGGCTCGCTCTTCAGCGAAGGCGCCGCCTGCGGAATCGACGGCTCAACAAGCAACGCAAGAAGCAACGCAAGAAGCAGCGCAAGAAGCAACGCAAGAAGCAACGCAAGAGGGCGGCGGCAAGCCGTCCGTCACGGCGCAGCCGGCAGGCGCGAGCGCGCCGGCCGTGGCCGCGCCCCAAGCGCCGCAAGCGATCCAAGCGACCGAACCCGCCGATCGACCGCCAGCCGCGCCCGCACCCATTCGCGCCGCTGCGCGCCAGGCGGCGGACGACGCCGCATCGGCCGATACGGCTTCCGCAGGCGCGGGTCCATCGCGCGCCGTAAGCGGCGCGAGCGCAGCGCTCGAAGTGCTGCGCAGCGCGGGCATGCGGCTGTCGTCGGACCGTGGGGGGCGCAGCGCACCGGCGGCGTCCCGGCCGAACGAGCAGACGAACGCGTCGCCCGTGCCGAAAGCGGTCGCCAAGCCGGCGGTGCAAGTGCAGGTGCCATCACCGCGCCGGCCCGCTCCCGCGCCCGCTCCTGAACCGAAGCCCAAACCCGCCGCGAAGGTCATCCCGCCGTGGGAAGACATGCCGCCGGACGAATATGCGCCGGCATCGTCGGAAGATGCGTACTTCATGCCGCCCGACGACGGCTTCGTGCCCGCGTTCGAAAGCGGTCCCGACGACATGCGCTTCGGCGACGAGCCGGTATCGAATTCCGCCCCGAAGCCCGCGCCGAAAATCGACGCGACGCCGCTGCCGCCCGCCGTGCCGCTCGACGCGCTCGGCCTTACGCAGGAATGGCCCGCGCTCGCGGTCGATCTGCCGCTCAAGGGCGTCGCCTATCAGCTCGCGTTCAACAGCGAACTGAGCGCCTGCGACGCGAACTCGGTCACGCTCACCGTCGCCGTGCAGATGTACACGGACGCCGCGCACGTGACCAAGCTGAAGGCCGCGCTCGCCGAAAAGCTCGGCCGCGCGATCGAAGTCAACGTCAACGTCGGACCCGCGCGCCGCACAGCCGCCGCGCTCGATGCCGCCGAACGCGCGAGACGCCAGCAGCAAGCCGAACAGGAGATCGAGCGCGATCCGTTCGTCCAGTCGCTGATCCGCGATTTCGGCGCGAGCATCGTGCAAGGTTCGATCAGGCCGCTCGCCGCATCGGGTGGTCATTCGCCGGGCGCATCCGTGGAAGGCGCACGGTAA
- a CDS encoding zinc-dependent peptidase — MPNVFTRWFSAQRRERTLRKYAIDDALWRRTLDAFPFYGHLSAADRDRLRDTASLFIAQKAFSTAHELEPTDEMIVAIAAQACLPVLNLSLDLYAGWVGVIVYPGEFVIRKTVEDEAGVVHEIEHDASGEAWEGGPVVLSWEDAQMAQTAQTAQTADGADAYNVVIHEFAHKIDMLNGEADGHPPLFRRWHAPLDNAAWSDVFDNAYDQFCARVDAVPKRRWARFERESLIDPYAADHPSEFFAVCSEALFVTPQAFEADYPELYRLLARYYRQDPANVDALAG, encoded by the coding sequence ATGCCGAACGTCTTCACTCGCTGGTTCAGCGCGCAACGCCGCGAACGCACGCTGCGCAAGTACGCAATCGACGACGCGCTATGGCGGCGCACGCTCGATGCCTTCCCGTTCTACGGCCACCTGAGCGCCGCCGACCGCGACCGGCTGCGCGATACGGCGAGCCTCTTCATCGCGCAGAAAGCATTCTCGACCGCGCACGAGCTGGAGCCGACCGACGAGATGATCGTCGCGATCGCCGCGCAAGCGTGCTTGCCGGTGCTGAATCTGAGCCTCGATCTGTACGCGGGCTGGGTCGGCGTGATCGTGTATCCGGGCGAGTTCGTCATTAGAAAGACCGTCGAGGACGAAGCCGGCGTGGTCCATGAAATCGAGCACGACGCGAGCGGCGAAGCGTGGGAAGGCGGGCCGGTGGTGCTCTCGTGGGAAGACGCGCAAATGGCACAAACGGCACAAACGGCACAAACGGCCGACGGCGCCGACGCATACAACGTCGTCATCCACGAGTTCGCGCACAAGATCGACATGCTTAACGGCGAGGCGGACGGCCATCCGCCGCTCTTTCGGCGCTGGCACGCCCCGCTCGACAACGCCGCGTGGTCCGATGTCTTCGACAACGCCTACGACCAGTTCTGCGCGCGCGTCGACGCCGTACCCAAGCGCCGCTGGGCGCGCTTCGAGCGCGAATCGCTGATCGATCCGTATGCGGCGGACCATCCGTCCGAGTTTTTCGCGGTGTGCAGCGAGGCGCTTTTCGTCACGCCGCAGGCGTTCGAGGCCGACTATCCCGAGCTGTATCGGCTGCTCGCGCGCTACTACCGGCAGGATCCGGCGAACGTCGACGCGCTGGCCGGATGA